A single region of the Strigops habroptila isolate Jane chromosome 3, bStrHab1.2.pri, whole genome shotgun sequence genome encodes:
- the LOC115605012 gene encoding permeability factor 2-like encodes MDPHLRLLLLFFLLLPAAPCRGAPLAGELRCRCPRTVTGMIPPRRLARLELIAEGPHCAVPEVIATTKQGQTVCLSPAATWVKRILAGIVAQQLNTGKLTREGKWLEGR; translated from the exons ATGGACCCGCACCTCCGCCtactcctcctcttcttccttctcctgcccGCTGCTCCCTGCCGGG GGGCGCCGCTGGCCGGGGAGCTGCGCTGCCGCTGCCCGCGGACCGTGACCGGCATGATCCCGCCGCGGCGCCTGGCCCGCCTGGAGCTCATCGCCGAGGGGCCGCACTGCGCTGTGCCCGAGGTCAT AGCAACGACGAAGCAGGGACAGACGGTGTGCCTGAGCCCCGCCGCCACATGGGTCAAGCGCATCCTCGCCGGGATCGTCGCCCAGCAG CTCAACACAGGAAAACTGACCAGGGAAGGAAAGTGGCTGGAGGGGAGATGA